The Pseudomonas sp. G2-4 genome window below encodes:
- a CDS encoding ShlB/FhaC/HecB family hemolysin secretion/activation protein encodes MRLALLLVATWTAAGGVAQAAGPEEELLRQRERDRVLRDQLESRPDVRLQTAPMTEGAERLPTKESPCFAINDIRLIGEASEKFQWALRAANPKHDPAIGHCLGGGGINLTMKRMQNAIIEAGYVTTRVLAEAQDLNSGVLVLTLVPGRIREIRFEEGTGARANAWNAMPANPGDLLNLRDIEQALENFKRVPTAEADIKIAPARAADAKPGESDVVIAWSQRFPARVSLSVDNSGSKSTGKYQGNVSLSLDNLLSLNDLFYASVNHDLGGGESGHRGSDGRTLHYSLPFGYWQLGFTSSEYNYEQSVVGANQTYQYSGESRNNELRLSRLLYRDAVRKTTAWGSLWTRSSENFIDDTEIGNQKRRMAGWQFGLNHREFIGPSILDLGAAYRRGTGAHDSLRAPEDDFDAGTSRSQIITADAQLQVPFQVGDQRLRYIGGWRAQWNRTPLVPQDRFSIGGRYSVRGFDGENILSADRGWTLRNEVGLSLGQTGQELYTGIDYGEVSGQSSEFLIGQRLAGAVVGIRGGYKGLSYDWSLGTPLKKPDGFETANVTSAFTVIWSF; translated from the coding sequence ATGCGTCTCGCGCTTCTTTTGGTGGCCACGTGGACGGCGGCTGGAGGCGTTGCACAGGCCGCCGGGCCTGAAGAGGAGTTGCTGCGCCAGCGTGAGCGCGACCGCGTTCTGCGTGACCAATTGGAGTCTCGGCCGGACGTACGCCTTCAGACGGCGCCGATGACCGAGGGGGCCGAACGCTTGCCCACCAAGGAAAGCCCCTGCTTTGCCATCAACGACATCCGCTTGATTGGCGAGGCGTCGGAAAAATTCCAATGGGCATTGCGCGCCGCCAACCCCAAGCATGATCCCGCCATCGGCCATTGCCTCGGTGGCGGTGGGATCAACTTGACGATGAAGCGCATGCAGAACGCGATCATCGAAGCCGGTTACGTCACCACCCGCGTACTCGCCGAAGCCCAGGACTTGAACAGCGGGGTTTTGGTATTGACCTTGGTGCCGGGGCGTATTCGCGAGATTCGTTTCGAGGAGGGTACCGGCGCCCGCGCCAATGCCTGGAACGCGATGCCCGCCAATCCTGGCGATCTGCTTAACCTGCGCGACATCGAACAGGCGCTGGAAAACTTCAAGCGTGTGCCGACGGCCGAAGCCGACATCAAGATCGCGCCTGCCCGTGCCGCCGACGCCAAACCCGGTGAAAGCGACGTGGTGATCGCCTGGAGCCAGCGGTTTCCCGCCCGGGTGAGCCTGTCGGTGGACAATTCGGGCAGCAAGAGCACGGGCAAATATCAGGGCAACGTGTCGTTGTCCTTGGACAACCTGCTATCGCTCAATGATTTGTTTTACGCAAGCGTCAACCATGACTTGGGTGGCGGTGAGTCTGGTCATCGTGGCTCCGATGGCCGCACCCTGCATTACTCGTTGCCGTTCGGCTACTGGCAGTTGGGGTTCACCAGCAGCGAATACAACTACGAACAGTCTGTTGTCGGCGCTAACCAGACCTATCAGTACAGCGGCGAGAGTCGCAACAACGAGCTGCGTCTGTCACGCCTGCTGTACCGCGACGCCGTTCGCAAGACCACCGCCTGGGGCAGCCTGTGGACGCGTTCGTCGGAGAATTTCATTGACGACACCGAAATCGGCAATCAGAAACGGCGTATGGCCGGTTGGCAGTTCGGGCTGAACCATAGGGAGTTCATCGGCCCCTCGATTCTTGACTTGGGCGCTGCCTATCGTCGTGGCACGGGTGCCCATGACTCCCTCAGGGCACCTGAGGACGATTTTGACGCTGGCACCTCACGCTCGCAGATCATCACCGCCGATGCCCAATTGCAGGTGCCGTTCCAGGTTGGCGATCAGCGCCTGCGCTACATCGGTGGCTGGCGCGCGCAATGGAACCGTACGCCTCTGGTGCCCCAGGATCGTTTCTCGATTGGCGGGCGCTACAGCGTGCGCGGCTTCGATGGTGAAAACATTCTTTCCGCCGACCGTGGCTGGACCCTGCGCAACGAAGTCGGCCTGTCCTTGGGGCAGACCGGCCAGGAACTCTACACCGGTATCGACTATGGCGAGGTCAGCGGCCAATCCAGTGAGTTCCTGATCGGCCAACGCTTGGCAGGGGCCGTGGTGGGTATACGCGGCGGTTACAAGGGCCTGTCCTATGACTGGTCGCTGGGGACGCCGTTGAAGAAGCCCGACGGCTTCGAGACGGCCAATGTGACCAGCGCCTTCACCGTCATCTGGTCATTCTGA
- a CDS encoding toxin-activating lysine-acyltransferase, protein MQFETLDIIAPGLIDEPWNEAAVLGSVTWLWMHSKAHRDAPLHTLPTLLLPALKHRQFVLGSEQGKPVFYLSWLNLDEAAEQRYLQQSPLALTQDDWNSGERLWLNDWVAPFGHTAALSRLLQRQLFTNRCARALYHRGDERGLRVKTFQGIGVIPEQAKAWFAAHPMAIES, encoded by the coding sequence ATGCAGTTCGAGACGCTAGACATTATCGCCCCCGGCCTGATCGACGAGCCTTGGAATGAGGCGGCCGTGCTTGGCTCCGTCACCTGGTTGTGGATGCACTCCAAGGCCCATCGCGATGCGCCGTTGCACACGTTGCCGACGCTGTTATTGCCCGCCCTCAAGCATCGTCAGTTCGTGCTCGGCTCTGAACAGGGCAAGCCGGTGTTCTACCTGTCCTGGCTCAACCTCGACGAAGCGGCAGAGCAACGCTACTTGCAGCAATCGCCGCTGGCGCTGACGCAGGACGACTGGAATAGCGGCGAGCGCCTCTGGCTCAACGATTGGGTCGCTCCTTTTGGCCACACGGCGGCATTGAGCCGGTTGTTGCAACGTCAACTTTTCACCAATCGCTGCGCCCGTGCCCTCTATCACCGCGGCGACGAGCGTGGCCTGCGGGTCAAGACATTCCAAGGGATCGGGGTTATCCCCGAACAGGCCAAGGCCTGGTTTGCCGCCCACCCGATGGCGATCGAATCGTAA
- a CDS encoding site-specific integrase translates to MKSKITQKLIGSLAAEAKAYRVHDTVQPGFFIRVLPSGHKSYMVTWGRNKNATLGRVGVLTLDQARTEAAQYLADAHAHGEPLAIAQGRKGSALPSLRDFIDDTYMPWFKAHHKGHEKTQHTLSNNFEAIMSQRLDAITGRDLEQIRTAWMQAGNKASTVNRKMGSISGVFSRAVEWEYIDTHPLAKLKQLKVDSKGVIRYLAADETKRLRDTLDARQDEMRVERESANTWRTDRHREPMPSLLELPFTDHLKPMVLVSLNTGMRRGELFDLKWSAVNFDTKTITVAGATTKTSDTRHIPMNKETIGVLEAWKKLVSKSPYVFPGQGGGRFEDVKSAWLKLLERAQIDGFRWHDMRHDFASRLVMAGVPLNTVRDLLGHADIKMTLRYAHLALGTKAAAVELI, encoded by the coding sequence TTGAAATCCAAAATCACTCAGAAGCTAATTGGCAGCCTAGCCGCCGAGGCGAAAGCATACCGCGTGCATGACACAGTGCAACCCGGCTTCTTCATTCGCGTGCTGCCCAGCGGTCACAAGTCCTACATGGTCACCTGGGGCCGAAACAAGAACGCCACCCTCGGGCGTGTCGGCGTGCTTACCCTTGACCAAGCCCGAACCGAGGCCGCCCAGTACTTAGCCGATGCGCACGCCCACGGCGAACCCCTGGCCATTGCCCAGGGGCGCAAGGGGTCAGCCCTGCCCTCGCTGCGCGATTTCATCGACGACACCTATATGCCGTGGTTCAAGGCTCATCACAAAGGCCACGAGAAGACACAACACACCCTCAGCAATAACTTTGAAGCAATCATGTCCCAGCGCCTGGACGCGATCACCGGGCGAGACCTGGAGCAAATCCGTACCGCCTGGATGCAAGCCGGCAACAAAGCATCGACGGTGAATAGAAAAATGGGCTCGATCAGTGGTGTTTTCAGTCGTGCCGTTGAGTGGGAGTACATCGATACACACCCGCTGGCCAAGCTGAAACAGCTCAAAGTCGATTCAAAGGGGGTGATTCGCTACCTTGCTGCTGACGAGACCAAGCGTCTACGCGACACCCTGGACGCTCGACAGGATGAAATGAGAGTCGAGCGCGAGAGTGCGAACACTTGGCGGACGGACCGCCACAGAGAGCCGATGCCAAGCCTGCTGGAACTGCCCTTCACCGATCACCTGAAACCAATGGTGTTGGTATCGTTGAATACCGGCATGAGGCGCGGAGAGCTGTTCGACCTGAAATGGTCAGCGGTGAACTTCGACACGAAGACAATCACAGTCGCCGGGGCCACCACCAAGACAAGCGATACGCGCCACATCCCGATGAACAAGGAGACTATTGGTGTGCTGGAAGCCTGGAAGAAGCTGGTGAGCAAGTCGCCGTATGTTTTCCCAGGTCAGGGCGGCGGTCGCTTTGAGGACGTCAAAAGCGCCTGGCTCAAGTTGCTTGAGCGGGCGCAGATCGACGGATTCCGCTGGCACGATATGCGGCACGACTTCGCTTCACGCCTGGTAATGGCTGGCGTACCGCTCAACACGGTACGGGATCTGCTAGGGCACGCCGATATCAAGATGACGTTACGCTATGCGCACCTGGCACTAGGAACGAAGGCTGCTGCGGTGGAGCTGATTTAA